A genomic window from Pseudomonadota bacterium includes:
- a CDS encoding ATPase, T2SS/T4P/T4SS family has translation MNVCSDKLSCLKNTELFKSLGDEELQELSARLKERVYPPNTAIVREGASGDSMFIIKNGKVDIKKREPNLGIDLSIASLDSGACFGEMALLTGNPRTATVMAIQATSVFVLEKTDFESLLGEHPTISMSLNKIVAERIETMNAQKGMGIKSLATIKIDSEVLSLIPKQLIMRYKVLPIAYSNSTLTLAMVNPTDLLAIDEVRKFIKGLAIEQVLVVDQDLKTFMEKDYPEIMKKEEEKPEISIDSILENMDSLQSDIMKDMEVEEGKDDEMGIADLESEAKGAPIIRLTNNIIGMALKKGASDIHIEPMEKGCRVRYRIDGVLREQMMLPRKVILPLISRVKIISKLDITERRMPQDGRITMKIGDKTVDFRVSSIPTKFGEKICTRILDKSNTSMGLDKLISHQPTLDLVRDMIKKPYGIIFVTGPTGSGKSTTLYSALAEKNDIDVNISTVEDPIEYDLAGINQVQVNSDIGLDFARVLRAFLRQDPDIILVGETRDKETAKIAVEAALTGHLVFTTLHANDAPSTFMRLNDMGIESFLISTSIIGIVAQRLVRRICPNCKEKYVPEKVITKYLGLPEDVELCKGKGCDACGMSGYKGRVGVYEVLMVTESVRHLIAEGAETNIIRQEAINSGMRTLKDYCLILLEGGLTTVDEVLRTVAIPT, from the coding sequence ATGAATGTTTGCTCGGATAAATTATCTTGTCTCAAAAACACAGAGCTTTTTAAATCCCTGGGTGATGAAGAGCTTCAGGAGCTTTCTGCCAGGCTGAAAGAAAGGGTTTATCCTCCCAATACTGCAATAGTCAGGGAAGGTGCATCCGGGGACTCCATGTTCATCATAAAAAATGGGAAGGTGGATATAAAGAAACGGGAGCCCAACCTTGGGATAGATCTGTCGATCGCCTCTCTTGACAGCGGCGCATGTTTCGGCGAGATGGCCCTTTTGACAGGTAATCCGAGGACAGCCACGGTAATGGCAATCCAGGCAACATCGGTATTTGTGCTTGAAAAAACTGATTTTGAGAGCCTGCTCGGGGAGCACCCCACAATCTCCATGTCTTTGAACAAGATAGTGGCTGAAAGGATAGAGACAATGAATGCCCAGAAGGGCATGGGCATAAAATCCCTTGCAACTATCAAAATTGACTCGGAAGTGCTCTCTTTAATCCCGAAGCAACTCATCATGCGTTACAAAGTACTCCCCATTGCCTACTCGAACAGTACTCTAACGCTTGCCATGGTCAATCCAACAGACCTTCTGGCAATAGATGAAGTAAGAAAGTTTATAAAAGGACTTGCCATTGAACAGGTTCTCGTTGTCGATCAAGACCTGAAAACATTCATGGAAAAAGACTATCCCGAAATCATGAAGAAAGAGGAAGAGAAACCTGAGATCAGCATAGACTCTATCCTTGAAAACATGGATTCTCTCCAATCCGATATTATGAAGGATATGGAGGTCGAAGAAGGCAAAGACGATGAAATGGGGATAGCGGATCTGGAAAGTGAGGCAAAAGGTGCACCTATTATAAGACTCACGAACAATATTATAGGCATGGCCTTGAAAAAGGGGGCAAGCGATATCCATATAGAACCCATGGAAAAAGGGTGCAGGGTGCGCTACAGGATAGACGGTGTCTTAAGGGAACAGATGATGCTGCCCAGAAAGGTGATACTCCCCCTCATCAGCAGGGTAAAGATTATATCAAAACTGGATATTACGGAGAGAAGAATGCCCCAGGACGGCAGGATCACCATGAAAATAGGAGATAAAACGGTAGACTTCAGGGTGTCATCCATACCAACAAAATTCGGTGAGAAGATCTGTACAAGAATTCTGGACAAGAGCAATACCTCTATGGGTTTGGATAAACTTATTTCGCATCAACCCACATTAGACCTTGTTCGGGATATGATAAAGAAGCCCTATGGGATTATTTTTGTCACAGGACCTACAGGCTCCGGGAAGAGTACCACTTTATACAGTGCATTAGCTGAAAAAAATGATATCGACGTAAATATATCTACCGTGGAAGACCCCATTGAATACGACCTTGCAGGCATAAACCAGGTCCAGGTAAACTCTGATATAGGACTTGATTTTGCACGGGTGTTAAGGGCCTTTTTGAGACAGGACCCTGATATCATACTTGTCGGAGAAACAAGAGATAAAGAAACGGCGAAGATAGCAGTTGAGGCAGCCCTTACCGGACACCTTGTTTTTACGACACTTCACGCAAACGATGCGCCGAGTACATTCATGAGACTTAACGATATGGGCATAGAGTCCTTTCTCATTTCCACATCAATCATCGGTATTGTTGCACAGAGACTTGTTCGAAGGATTTGCCCGAATTGCAAGGAAAAGTATGTTCCCGAAAAAGTAATAACAAAATACCTCGGACTGCCGGAAGATGTAGAGCTATGTAAAGGCAAAGGTTGCGATGCATGCGGCATGTCCGGTTACAAAGGCAGGGTAGGTGTATACGAGGTGCTCATGGTAACCGAGTCGGTGAGACATCTGATCGCGGAAGGGGCGGAAACGAATATAATACGACAGGAAGCTATAAATAGCGGAATGAGAACCCTGAAAGACTACTGTCTGATATTGCTCGAAGGAGGTTTAACCACTGTTGACGAAGTATTAAGGACAGTGGCCATTCCAACTTGA
- a CDS encoding TonB family protein, with protein sequence MKEETWFKMLTISTVLHFIVVGAFSIPIKRTPKRFDALSSYSVNLVGDIGGGPGGPKAGKFLESKHAPEKETSPARVSKPVSTPKSKPVPIRKEKEAVSLSKKKEPPKAIPSKETTTKEELSHLNDRIREMKKRTEYLDVTRTKGLSGTAGPGRTGNSGYGLPGSSEGGGRTLDPVSQRYMLEIWEKIKNSWGLPGIASYKKDLETIVTIRIRKDGRIVDVNIEKRSGNRIYDESILRVLRSVDPLPPIPTTLNMETMEIGFRFLPGDLS encoded by the coding sequence ATGAAAGAAGAAACCTGGTTCAAAATGCTCACAATCTCTACTGTTCTCCACTTCATTGTGGTTGGTGCATTCAGTATCCCAATAAAAAGAACACCAAAGAGATTTGATGCATTATCGTCATATTCTGTTAATCTTGTCGGAGATATTGGCGGTGGTCCCGGTGGCCCGAAGGCAGGAAAATTCTTGGAAAGCAAACATGCTCCCGAAAAGGAGACGTCTCCTGCCAGGGTGAGTAAGCCCGTTTCCACACCAAAGAGCAAGCCGGTACCAATTCGAAAGGAAAAAGAGGCTGTGTCTCTTTCAAAAAAAAAGGAACCCCCCAAGGCTATACCTTCGAAAGAAACAACTACCAAAGAAGAATTAAGTCATCTCAATGACCGGATAAGGGAGATGAAAAAACGGACAGAGTATCTTGACGTTACCAGGACTAAAGGATTATCGGGAACAGCGGGACCGGGAAGGACAGGCAATAGCGGTTATGGACTACCCGGCTCCTCCGAGGGAGGGGGAAGAACCCTTGATCCGGTATCGCAGAGATATATGCTTGAAATATGGGAGAAAATAAAAAATTCATGGGGTTTACCCGGCATAGCCTCCTACAAAAAAGACCTGGAAACAATAGTGACAATCAGAATACGAAAGGACGGAAGAATAGTGGATGTAAACATTGAAAAGCGATCCGGGAACAGGATATATGATGAATCAATCCTTCGGGTTTTACGTTCTGTTGACCCCCTGCCGCCTATACCTACCACTCTCAACATGGAAACCATGGAGATAGGCTTCAGGTTTTTGCCGGGTGATCTGTCATGA
- a CDS encoding MoxR family ATPase encodes MATTIHGYQGSDNYIASKPLMEIVNVSVALGKPLVIKGEPGTGKTLLAHSIAGALNKKLLIWNIKSTTKAKDGLYVYDTVQRLNDARFKDKDISDIRQYIKLGKLGQAFTSDEQLVLLIDEVDKADVEFPNDLLNELDEMSFHIPELDEEVRAKHRPVVIITSNSEKELPDAFLRRCIFHYIEFPDQEMMERIVKVHYPDIENKLMREAIKKFYWIREVEGLRKKPSTSELIDWIKVLALGGISIDKISSEIPFLGALLKTEQDTGRFVKLSNAQGGGGFRKRF; translated from the coding sequence ATGGCAACAACCATACACGGATATCAGGGGAGCGATAACTACATAGCGTCAAAGCCCTTAATGGAGATTGTAAACGTTTCAGTCGCCCTGGGAAAACCACTTGTTATCAAAGGCGAACCCGGCACAGGCAAGACACTTCTCGCTCATAGCATAGCAGGGGCGCTCAACAAGAAGCTTCTTATCTGGAACATTAAATCAACTACAAAGGCAAAAGACGGCCTCTATGTGTACGATACCGTTCAGAGGCTGAATGATGCAAGGTTTAAGGACAAGGACATTTCCGATATAAGACAGTATATAAAGCTCGGCAAACTGGGACAGGCATTTACCAGCGACGAGCAGTTGGTCCTTTTGATAGATGAGGTTGATAAGGCTGATGTAGAGTTCCCGAATGATTTGCTTAACGAACTCGACGAAATGTCTTTTCATATACCGGAACTCGACGAAGAAGTCAGGGCGAAGCACAGGCCTGTTGTAATCATTACAAGCAATTCGGAGAAGGAATTGCCTGACGCCTTTCTTAGAAGATGTATATTTCACTACATTGAGTTTCCCGACCAGGAGATGATGGAAAGGATTGTAAAAGTGCACTATCCTGATATTGAAAACAAACTTATGAGAGAGGCAATAAAAAAATTCTACTGGATACGCGAAGTAGAGGGTTTGCGAAAGAAACCGTCGACAAGCGAGCTTATTGATTGGATAAAAGTTCTCGCGCTGGGCGGCATCAGCATAGATAAGATATCCTCTGAAATACCTTTCCTTGGAGCACTCCTTAAAACCGAGCAGGATACAGGAAGGTTTGTAAAACTAAGTAATGCCCAGGGCGGAGGAGGATTCAGGAAAAGATTCTAA
- a CDS encoding undecaprenyl-diphosphate phosphatase, with amino-acid sequence MSEFESIILGAVQGITEFLPISSSAHLIVLPWFFKVKEGGITFDVMLHFGTLLAILTLYGRKFLTVLIEGLHDLKEKRLGNSLLFKIIAGTLPAVVCGLLFKGFIESHLRTPYVAVFGLIAVSIMMIVCERIYVSEKSISYPIAIGIGIAQALALVPGTSRSGITIVVGMLLGLKRTQAVDFSFLLSIPIILGASLYESRHIHFHDVGAEIELLVLGVASSFIFGLLSLKFLIRFLKKHSLDVFAVYRIGLALIILLFSK; translated from the coding sequence ATGAGCGAGTTTGAGAGCATTATACTCGGCGCCGTCCAGGGCATAACGGAGTTTCTGCCCATCAGCAGTTCTGCCCATCTAATTGTTTTGCCGTGGTTTTTCAAAGTTAAAGAAGGTGGCATAACCTTTGATGTAATGCTCCACTTCGGAACCCTGCTTGCTATTCTGACTCTATATGGAAGAAAATTTTTAACTGTTTTGATAGAAGGACTACATGACTTGAAAGAAAAGAGGCTTGGGAACTCACTGCTTTTTAAGATTATTGCAGGCACTTTGCCGGCAGTTGTATGCGGTTTGCTTTTCAAGGGTTTTATTGAATCTCATTTAAGAACGCCTTATGTAGCGGTATTCGGCCTTATCGCAGTATCGATCATGATGATAGTATGTGAGAGGATTTATGTAAGCGAAAAAAGCATATCCTATCCCATTGCGATAGGGATAGGTATAGCACAGGCCTTAGCCCTTGTACCGGGTACATCAAGAAGCGGTATTACAATTGTGGTAGGCATGCTTCTGGGCCTGAAGAGAACTCAGGCCGTGGACTTCTCTTTCCTGCTGTCAATACCGATAATACTCGGTGCGTCCCTGTATGAATCAAGACATATACACTTTCATGATGTAGGGGCAGAAATAGAGTTGTTAGTACTTGGAGTAGCTTCTTCTTTTATTTTCGGATTGTTAAGCCTTAAATTTCTTATCAGGTTTTTAAAGAAACATTCACTTGATGTCTTTGCCGTCTACAGGATCGGGCTTGCCCTCATCATTCTTCTTTTTTCCAAATAA
- the uppS gene encoding polyprenyl diphosphate synthase, which translates to MFVKRALYYSYEKLLEKEVQQGTTPTHIGIILDGNRRFAKEMGFDDVTMGHKEGAKKLDDVLQWCSNLGIKIVTIWVLSTENTRRDNLELNGLLKVIEEKIFELSRSLVIKRNGFRINILGKFDVLPDTLKEAIRNAEEYTKDNERHILNIAIGYGGREEIVEAVRKAIRERSVENAEELANSITIEDITNHLYTNGIPDPDLIIRTSGEIRLSGFLLWQSVYSEFYFCDALWPAFRKIDFLRAIRSYQHRVRRFGR; encoded by the coding sequence ATGTTTGTAAAAAGGGCTCTATACTATTCTTATGAAAAACTTCTTGAAAAGGAAGTGCAGCAGGGGACAACACCGACCCATATAGGCATCATCCTTGACGGCAACAGAAGGTTTGCAAAAGAGATGGGCTTTGATGACGTAACGATGGGGCACAAGGAAGGGGCGAAGAAGCTTGATGATGTCCTCCAGTGGTGTAGCAATCTGGGCATTAAAATTGTAACTATATGGGTACTTTCAACGGAAAATACCCGAAGAGATAATCTGGAATTAAACGGCCTCTTGAAAGTAATAGAAGAAAAGATCTTCGAACTCTCAAGGAGTCTGGTCATAAAGAGAAATGGCTTCAGGATTAATATCCTTGGAAAATTCGATGTACTGCCGGACACATTAAAAGAAGCAATAAGAAATGCCGAAGAATATACAAAGGATAATGAGAGGCACATCCTGAATATAGCGATCGGTTACGGCGGTAGGGAAGAAATTGTTGAAGCAGTGAGAAAGGCAATAAGAGAAAGAAGTGTGGAGAATGCCGAGGAGCTTGCAAACAGCATAACCATTGAAGATATCACAAATCATTTATATACAAACGGAATCCCTGATCCGGACCTTATAATCCGCACAAGCGGCGAAATTCGCTTAAGTGGTTTTCTTTTATGGCAAAGTGTATACAGTGAATTTTATTTTTGTGATGCACTGTGGCCTGCCTTCAGAAAGATCGATTTTCTGCGGGCAATCAGAAGCTACCAGCACAGAGTGAGGAGATTCGGAAGATGA
- a CDS encoding VWA domain-containing protein, whose amino-acid sequence MFTDFFYLLRKKGVPVAVTEWISFIEALYNGYFQSSLDHLYYIGRAFLVKSEAFYDMFDEAFQEYFGGIKTEPAELDKVLEWLENPTHRLPKMSPEEMAEFQQKLEEFKKEHDMEELMRQFRERLKEQKERHDGGGKWIGTGGTSPFGAYGYHPGGIRVGGESWMQSASKVAEERRFKNYRNDIILDVRQTKMALKKLRELKREGAEEELDIDQTIDKTAKEGGEIELVFNKSRENSVRLILLMDTGGSMWPYSELCERLFSAATQMEHFKEFKYYFFHNCIYQDIYEDIANYKRVPTEKLFSNFHSGYKVVFVGDARMAYSELFDVNGNIDYYYTNDKPGLEWLMKIKEHFPHSVWLNPTHRNYWGHYTVDTISKVFPMFELTLDGLKDAVKSLVSRPKQMGQIRGR is encoded by the coding sequence ATGTTTACTGATTTTTTTTATCTTTTAAGAAAAAAAGGCGTTCCTGTTGCCGTCACAGAATGGATATCCTTTATAGAAGCGCTGTATAACGGTTATTTTCAATCAAGCCTGGATCACCTTTATTATATCGGCAGGGCTTTTCTTGTAAAAAGTGAAGCATTTTACGATATGTTTGACGAGGCCTTTCAGGAGTATTTCGGCGGAATCAAAACAGAGCCGGCCGAGCTCGACAAGGTGCTTGAATGGCTTGAGAACCCCACCCACAGGCTTCCAAAGATGAGTCCCGAAGAAATGGCGGAGTTTCAACAAAAGCTGGAAGAATTTAAGAAAGAACATGACATGGAAGAATTGATGAGACAGTTCAGGGAAAGGCTGAAAGAGCAGAAAGAACGTCACGACGGCGGAGGCAAATGGATAGGCACCGGCGGGACATCGCCTTTTGGAGCGTACGGATACCATCCCGGTGGTATAAGGGTTGGCGGGGAATCCTGGATGCAGTCCGCATCAAAAGTAGCAGAAGAAAGAAGATTCAAGAACTATAGGAACGACATTATTCTTGACGTAAGACAAACAAAGATGGCCCTGAAAAAACTGAGAGAATTGAAAAGAGAAGGGGCGGAAGAAGAGTTGGATATAGATCAGACAATAGATAAAACCGCAAAAGAAGGCGGGGAGATTGAGCTTGTTTTCAATAAGTCGAGGGAAAACTCGGTAAGACTTATTCTCCTTATGGACACCGGCGGTTCAATGTGGCCATATTCAGAACTATGCGAAAGGCTTTTTTCTGCTGCAACCCAGATGGAACATTTCAAAGAGTTTAAATATTATTTTTTCCACAATTGTATATACCAGGACATTTACGAGGACATAGCGAACTATAAAAGGGTGCCGACGGAAAAACTTTTTTCAAACTTCCATAGCGGATACAAGGTTGTCTTTGTCGGCGATGCGAGGATGGCATACTCGGAACTCTTTGACGTAAATGGCAACATTGACTACTACTATACAAACGACAAACCGGGGTTGGAATGGCTTATGAAGATCAAAGAGCACTTTCCGCATTCGGTCTGGCTGAACCCCACACATAGGAATTATTGGGGTCATTATACCGTAGATACGATAAGCAAGGTATTTCCTATGTTTGAGCTCACCCTTGACGGCTTAAAGGATGCGGTAAAGTCCCTTGTCTCAAGACCGAAACAAATGGGGCAAATACGGGGCCGATAA
- a CDS encoding TVP38/TMEM64 family protein encodes MIKESIVKSKNISIFLRVILWLCVSFLILLMFYVYHEGQWREIIRFYRFFFDPRKLRFFIASFGPFAAIAFVFVQALQVIVAPVPGELTGVVGGFLFGNTSGVILSTIGLTVGSLFAFGITRLFGLGFVEKIVKKEYIDKFNYFITHKGLNITFILFLLPGFPKDSLCYLLGLTRMRLVDFLFMNIFGRLPGTLMLTLQGNALKNGKYQAFFWLLFASIVFTVVLYFTRNYIIQAVNDMIHKLFGKKKNDEGKPDPVDGKDIK; translated from the coding sequence TTGATAAAAGAATCCATCGTCAAGTCCAAAAATATATCCATATTCCTGCGCGTAATTCTCTGGCTATGTGTATCTTTTCTTATTCTCCTTATGTTTTATGTCTATCACGAAGGTCAGTGGCGGGAAATAATCCGCTTCTACAGGTTCTTTTTTGATCCGAGAAAGCTCCGTTTTTTTATTGCCTCTTTCGGCCCCTTTGCTGCCATTGCATTCGTCTTCGTTCAGGCATTACAGGTTATAGTTGCCCCGGTCCCGGGAGAGCTTACCGGTGTTGTCGGCGGTTTTCTCTTCGGGAATACATCAGGGGTGATACTCTCCACAATAGGTCTTACAGTGGGTTCCCTCTTTGCCTTTGGTATAACAAGACTATTCGGCTTGGGTTTTGTGGAAAAGATAGTAAAAAAAGAATATATAGATAAATTCAATTATTTTATTACACACAAAGGCCTGAACATCACCTTTATCCTCTTTCTCCTGCCCGGATTCCCCAAGGATTCTCTCTGCTACCTCCTTGGCCTTACCCGTATGCGGCTTGTTGATTTCCTGTTTATGAATATATTCGGCAGGCTGCCGGGAACACTTATGCTTACTTTACAGGGCAATGCGTTAAAAAACGGCAAATATCAGGCTTTTTTCTGGCTGCTGTTTGCAAGCATAGTATTTACTGTTGTCCTATACTTTACAAGAAACTATATAATACAGGCCGTTAACGATATGATTCACAAGTTATTTGGAAAAAAGAAGAATGATGAGGGCAAGCCCGATCCTGTAGACGGCAAAGACATCAAGTGA